The Leptospira mtsangambouensis genomic sequence TGCTGTGAGTCGGTTTCGAAACTCAGGAGTAAATGTCCTTTCAATGGCCTTTAGAGACCTGTCATCATAACGGTCAGAATCAAAACCGAGAAGGGGTTTGGAACTTTCCTGAGCACCCGTATTTGTGGTTAAGATCAGAATTACATTGCGAAAATCTGCTTTTTTACCAGTGCTATCTGTGAGTGTGGCATGGTCCATTACCTGCAATAAAATATTATAAATATCTTCGTGTGCCTTTTCTATTTCATCGAATAACAACACACAGTGGGGATTTTTAGCTACGGCATCTGTCAGTTGACCACCTTGGTCATAACCCACGTATCCGGGAGGACTTCCAATCAGACGTGAAACGGAATGTTTTTCCATATATTCACTCATATCAAAACGCAGAAACTCCACTCCCATTTTTTCTGCCAAAGTTTTTGCCACTTCTGTTTTACCGACACCAGTAGGACCAACAAAAAGGAAACTACCAATTGGTTTTCCTTCGTCACTGAGACCAGAACGAGAATAATGGATGGCATCTACCACTTGTTCGATGGCATGATCCTGTCCAAAGACAATGGATTTAATTTCGGAATCCAGATTTTCTAATTTCTTTTTATCATCTGCTTTGACAGTTTTTTCTGGAATTTTGGCAATTTTGGCCACAAGGGATTCAATTTCTAAAATCCCAACTTGTTTTTTGGCCTTTTCTTTTTTCTCATCACGTAACTTCACAAAGGCGCCAGATTCATCCATTAAATCAATGGCTTTGTCTGGTAAAAACCTATCTCTTAGGTGAAGACTAGATAAATCCACACAGGCTTCGATGGCTTTGGCACTGTAGGTCACACCATGAAAAGATTCATATTTAGGTTTAAGTCCTTTTAAGATTTCGATCGCATCTTCTCTGGAAGGTTCAGTCACTTCAATCTTTTGAAACCTACGAGAGAGTGCATGATCTTTTTCAAAGATCGATTTATATTCTTTGTATGTTGTGGTCCCAATGCATTTGAGTTCTCCATTGGCAAGGGCTGGTTTCATCAAATTGGAAGCATCTAAACTTCCACCGGAGACTGCTCCAGCTCCCACAATGGTATGGATTTCGTCCACAAAGATGATTCGTTCTGGTTTACCAACTACTTCTTGTAAGATGGCCTTTAGACGTTCTTCAAATTCTCCACGAAATTTGGTTCCTGCCATCACAAGTCCCATATCAAGTGAATATATTTCTAGATTCAGTAAACTTTTTGGTACAAGCCCCTTTACCACTCGTTCGGCGATTCCTTCAACAATCGAGGTTTTTCCTACTCCCGCTTCCCCTACAAAAATAGGATTATTTTTACGACGCCGCGATAAAATATGAATGGTTCTTTCAATTTCCACTTCTCGACCAATGCATGGATCTAATTTTCCTAACCTAGCCCTTTCTGTGAGATTGACACAAAACTTTTCCAGCGCGGATTTACGGGATCCTGTTTCACCTTCTTCTGGTTCAATTTCTTCTGAAAAATTAAGTTCTTCTGGTTCCGATTCTTTTTTGATCCCATGCGAGATGTATTTGATCACATCCAGACGGTTGACTTCTTGTTTGGCCAATAGATAAAAGGCTTGGCTATCTTCTTCTCGAAAGAGGGCCACAAGCACATTGTTTCCATCCACTTCTTCTTTTCCTGAATTTTGGACATGGAAGGCCGCAAATTGAATGACAAACTGCACTCCCACCGTGTACCTAGGTTGGATTTTTAAATCGGGAACGGCAATGGTAGAAAGGTCTTCTTCAAAGTACTCGGTGAGTTCCTTACGAAGTTGGTCCAAATCACATCCTACATGAATCAAAACATCCTTTGTTTTTTCATTAAAAGTCAGACCATATAACAAGTGTTCTAATGTGATAAATTCGTGGTGGTATTTACTTGCCTCTTTGCCTGCAAGTTCTAGGGTTTTTTCTAAATCCAGGGAAAGGTTCATTCGTCCTCCTCTTTTGCCAATTGGCATTGTAATGGATGTCCTGCGTCGTCCGCAAGTTTATGTACTTCTGCTACCTTTGTTCTTGCAATGTCCAAAGAATACACCCCGCAAACGGCTGACCCAGAAGTATGAGCCTTCCACATTATTTGACGAGATTCTTCCATAGATTTCCGAAAGACATTGGCAAGTACATATACCACAAATTCCTGCGGGGTGTAGTCATCGTTGATGAGAATCACTTTATACCGGTCAGGTTTTTTTAATTTCTTTTTCTGTTTTTCTCTTTCGAGAAGTTCCACGTTCATATCGGTATAAGATTTGCGTTTTGGATCTGACACTTAAGTTCCCTCCCGAAGCGATTTGATAGGAGACTGTGAATTATAAGCGGAAATATTATCCCTTTCCATCACAATCTCTCGTTCCAAATAGGATTCAATAGCCGCTCTGCCCTGTTCATTATAAATATGATGCAAACTATACATGGGAACCGCTTCGTAACCTCTTAAGAATTTATGTTCCCCTTGGGCACCGGCCTCCACTCGTTCCATTTTATGTTCAATTGCAAAATCAATCAATCGGTAATAACAACATTCAAAGTGTAAATTGGGAACATGTTCCAAAGCTCCCCAATACCTTCCGAATAAAAACCCGTCTCGAAAAACATTCCAACTTCCACCAACTGGTTTCCCTAAAGGGTCACTTGCCAATACAAGAACCAAACGATGGCGAAAACTACGATGCATTTCCAAAAAGAATTTTCGATTCAAATAGGCCTGGCCCCATTTTTTCGAATGGGTATCCTGATAAAACGTAAAAAATATATGAGCATGATCCTCGGTAATCTGGTCACCGGTAAGGGTTTGGATCACAAGACCCGATTCCGAAATTTTTCTTCGTTCTTGGCGGATTGTCTTTCTACGGTCTTTGACAAGAGTGGATAAAAACTCTTCGAAATTCGC encodes the following:
- the clpA gene encoding ATP-dependent Clp protease ATP-binding subunit ClpA is translated as MNLSLDLEKTLELAGKEASKYHHEFITLEHLLYGLTFNEKTKDVLIHVGCDLDQLRKELTEYFEEDLSTIAVPDLKIQPRYTVGVQFVIQFAAFHVQNSGKEEVDGNNVLVALFREEDSQAFYLLAKQEVNRLDVIKYISHGIKKESEPEELNFSEEIEPEEGETGSRKSALEKFCVNLTERARLGKLDPCIGREVEIERTIHILSRRRKNNPIFVGEAGVGKTSIVEGIAERVVKGLVPKSLLNLEIYSLDMGLVMAGTKFRGEFEERLKAILQEVVGKPERIIFVDEIHTIVGAGAVSGGSLDASNLMKPALANGELKCIGTTTYKEYKSIFEKDHALSRRFQKIEVTEPSREDAIEILKGLKPKYESFHGVTYSAKAIEACVDLSSLHLRDRFLPDKAIDLMDESGAFVKLRDEKKEKAKKQVGILEIESLVAKIAKIPEKTVKADDKKKLENLDSEIKSIVFGQDHAIEQVVDAIHYSRSGLSDEGKPIGSFLFVGPTGVGKTEVAKTLAEKMGVEFLRFDMSEYMEKHSVSRLIGSPPGYVGYDQGGQLTDAVAKNPHCVLLFDEIEKAHEDIYNILLQVMDHATLTDSTGKKADFRNVILILTTNTGAQESSKPLLGFDSDRYDDRSLKAIERTFTPEFRNRLTAVVEFGALSIPVVELVVKRMFRTLQTKATEKGIHLELSEKAVRHLAETGYDKAMGARPIQRILNAEIGKPLSKKILFQKDKGTRYLVDVIEKEGKAVLEILEENE
- the clpS gene encoding ATP-dependent Clp protease adapter ClpS, with translation MSDPKRKSYTDMNVELLEREKQKKKLKKPDRYKVILINDDYTPQEFVVYVLANVFRKSMEESRQIMWKAHTSGSAVCGVYSLDIARTKVAEVHKLADDAGHPLQCQLAKEEDE
- a CDS encoding GNAT family N-acetyltransferase; translated protein: MSETFEIKISESFRDFTEEEWNLLVPADSVFQEYEFLSGLENAGCIGNGDWIPVLVSARKEGILKAVLPAYLRSDSYGEYIFDFQWANAFHRAGIPYYPKLTVAVPFTPVTGNRILFSAELSDTEKDSLGSHLLQRLIQFGKEKETSSVHILFCKENEQKLGIQNSFAPRLSHQYHWFNKGFANFEEFLSTLVKDRRKTIRQERRKISESGLVIQTLTGDQITEDHAHIFFTFYQDTHSKKWGQAYLNRKFFLEMHRSFRHRLVLVLASDPLGKPVGGSWNVFRDGFLFGRYWGALEHVPNLHFECCYYRLIDFAIEHKMERVEAGAQGEHKFLRGYEAVPMYSLHHIYNEQGRAAIESYLEREIVMERDNISAYNSQSPIKSLREGT